The Streptomyces sp. A2-16 sequence CCGCACAGCAGGAACGAGAAGACGATCCCGATCACGCCGGCCACGAGTGCCTGCCAGAAGGAGATGCCGAAGCCGAGCGCGAAGGAGCCGTAACTCAGGCCGAGGATGGAGACGTTGGCGCCGAACCACGGCCAGAAGAGGGTCCGCGGGGTGCCCTTGCGTTCGGCGTCGCCGATCACGTCGAGCCCGTGCGTCTCCACTTGGAGCTGCCGGGTGGCGGATCTGTTGCCGGGGGATGCCGGGGAGCCGGTGGTGGTTCCCGAGGAGTCTGTCATCGTCGACCTGCCTGTTCGGACGTGTTGGGGCGACCGTAGGCAGGGGGTGCGGGGCCGTCAATCACGCGACGCCCGCCGGACCCGCCCGGTGAGCCCGACCGGCGGCCAGAAGCTGGAGCACGGCAGGAGGGTGCAATGCTCGGGCATCGGGACGTGCCCGTAACCCGGTGCGACAACGCACCTCGCCCCACCACCACAACCAAGAAGGTGCTGGTCGGCCGGCTCAGCGACGGACGCGGTAGCGGATGTGCGTGGCCTCCGGCGTGTCGATCACCCGGACGATCTCCAGCTCGATCAGCGACGGCAGGACGTCGAACAGGCGACGGCCGGCACCGAGCAGCACCGGGATCTGATGGATCTGCACCTCATCCAGCACCCCGGCCTCAAGCGCCCGTTGCGCCGTGTACGCGCCGCGCACCTGCACGTCCTTGTCCCCGGCGGCGGCCTTGGCCTGTGCCATCGCGCTTTCGATCCCGTCGGTCACGTACGTCACCAACGGATAGCCCCAACGGGCGGCGGGGCCGGGCGGGCGGTGACTGGGCACGAAGATCGGGAGACCACCGTGATCACCGCCCCAGTGATCCATGAGCTCGGCAGTGCGTCGTCCCGCGAGCACCGCACCGGCTGCGTTCCATTCGTCCTGGAACTGCGCGACCGGCCCGGACAGCGGGCCGGACTCGTCCTCCGGGTCGGCCCACTTGTGCAGTCGTTCGCCATCGTCGCCGCCCAGGAAATCGTTCGGATCGGAGATGTACCCGTCGAGCGACATCGACATGTCGAGCACTGATACGGACACTTCGACCTCCTGTGGTTTCCATCCGGACCGGTTCAACTGTGCTGTAGACCCGGCGCGGCGGCATTACTCATCGGACATCGCAGCGGCAACAGCTCACGTGAGCCTGCGGCGACCGTCCGTCGGGGGCGGCGGGTCGTACGGGTTCAGCGGTGCTTGACGCCCGCCTGGGCTCCGGGGGCGAGGGTGGGTTCGGTGACGGGGACGTCGCCGAGGGCCTGGTCGACGGCGGCCAGCAGGTCGTCGGAGAGCTCCACCCCCGACGCGGCCGCGTTGGCGTGAACCTGCTCGGGGCGGGAGGCGCCGGTGATCGCGGAGGCGACCTCGCGGCGGCGCAGGACCCAGGCGAGCGCGAGGGCGGGCATGCTCATCCCCGCCTCCTCGGCGATCGGGGCGAGACGCTGGACCGCTTCGAGGATGGCGTCGCTGTAGACGAGGTCCTGGGACACCGCCATGTCCGCGGAGGCGAACCGGCTTCCTTCGGGGACGGGTTGCCCGGGCTTGTACTTGCCGGTGAGGACGCCCTGGGCGAGCGGCGACCAGACGATCTGGGAGATGCCGTTCGCGGCGCACAGACCGAACACCTCGGCCTCGGGGGCCTGCCAGAGCATGGAGTACTGCGGCTGGGAGGAGACGAACAGGTCGGGGCCGGCGAGGTCGATCGCGGCCTGGATCTGCTCGGGGGTCCACTCGCTGAAGCCGATGTAGCGGGCCTTGCCCTGCTCCACGACCCTCCGGAACGCCTCGACGGTGTCCTCGATCGGCACGTCGGCGTCGAACCGGTGGGCC is a genomic window containing:
- a CDS encoding aldo/keto reductase family protein, which codes for MRYRALGSSDLHVSEISLGSWLTYSGGVEADATRACTEAAFDAGINFFDTANAYGRGAAETAWGEILSSHPRDSYVLATKVYFPMSDDPADRGLSPAHIAQQIDASLTRLRTDHVDLYQAHRFDADVPIEDTVEAFRRVVEQGKARYIGFSEWTPEQIQAAIDLAGPDLFVSSQPQYSMLWQAPEAEVFGLCAANGISQIVWSPLAQGVLTGKYKPGQPVPEGSRFASADMAVSQDLVYSDAILEAVQRLAPIAEEAGMSMPALALAWVLRRREVASAITGASRPEQVHANAAASGVELSDDLLAAVDQALGDVPVTEPTLAPGAQAGVKHR
- a CDS encoding dihydrofolate reductase family protein encodes the protein MSVSVLDMSMSLDGYISDPNDFLGGDDGERLHKWADPEDESGPLSGPVAQFQDEWNAAGAVLAGRRTAELMDHWGGDHGGLPIFVPSHRPPGPAARWGYPLVTYVTDGIESAMAQAKAAAGDKDVQVRGAYTAQRALEAGVLDEVQIHQIPVLLGAGRRLFDVLPSLIELEIVRVIDTPEATHIRYRVRR